One segment of Candidatus Effluviviaceae Genus V sp. DNA contains the following:
- a CDS encoding DUF3160 domain-containing protein, which yields MDHGSRGTHLTVTPSALRRLFLASLIPLLVLVPPVRTGAAPVSGLTEAETAVLESRGYVVVAGDMDDFASAYARITELDLPSFITADSVLWLSDSLFDDVQRTVEEEFLAERLTELSEEMVRLTEEQYLLATDPIVKEAARLNLAYFSVGLSLLDPDFFPSEFVRSLVERELALIEEARATALSPIMGATPLDGVLGPGEDYSAYEPVGHYNASDRMRGFYRALTWYSRMAFALPEGRVEDYTLTRQALLLVRALSGEGGIWYETWEQAHETLEFFHGDSGDPTVGDYLEMAEEVYGEEYELAAVAGETLLMEFVSRVSETAPPHFETHELRGLRFLPRPYYPDITYFDRLCAERREPSTVDIIALLGSHRARQILEDRDAFGSETYRQAYEEIELSVETMSYADWMDDLYWSWLYAVSAVARAPSAAVPPFMAEPGWRSKSLTTSAAAWALTRRVPDGALLMPLSGREAPGLDVEPPFIEPVPELYSRLKDLGQHIRDRLWEDYLLDDDLDDRLADYCVLMTSLERISRSVLAGGGMQGAGRGLGDHAGWIRMLTGGAPSGARGAGELPAFTAIPYSPGAEGPDLRVGLGRPDVVYIRVIEGGEPVVYAGAVFSFYELSPNDPPTSRTSDWTDLILDGRVERPEWTSDYLRE from the coding sequence ATGGATCACGGCAGCCGAGGGACTCATCTCACCGTGACCCCGAGCGCGCTCCGGCGCCTGTTTCTCGCTTCGCTCATCCCGCTGCTCGTTCTCGTCCCGCCGGTGAGGACGGGCGCCGCACCGGTCTCGGGTCTTACCGAGGCGGAGACGGCGGTCCTCGAGTCGCGCGGCTACGTCGTCGTTGCCGGCGACATGGATGACTTCGCCTCGGCCTACGCGCGAATCACCGAGCTCGATCTTCCGTCCTTCATCACGGCGGACTCCGTTCTCTGGCTGTCCGACAGTCTGTTCGACGACGTGCAGCGCACCGTCGAAGAGGAGTTCCTCGCCGAGCGGCTGACCGAGCTCAGCGAGGAGATGGTGCGTCTGACCGAGGAGCAGTATCTGCTTGCGACCGACCCGATCGTCAAGGAGGCCGCGCGGCTCAATCTGGCCTACTTCTCGGTCGGACTGAGTCTCCTCGACCCCGACTTCTTCCCGTCCGAGTTCGTGCGATCGCTCGTCGAGCGCGAGCTCGCTCTCATCGAGGAGGCGCGCGCCACGGCGCTGTCGCCGATCATGGGAGCGACGCCGCTCGACGGAGTGCTCGGCCCGGGCGAGGACTACTCGGCGTACGAGCCCGTCGGACACTACAACGCAAGCGATCGGATGCGCGGGTTCTATCGCGCCCTCACCTGGTACAGCCGGATGGCGTTCGCTCTGCCGGAGGGCCGCGTCGAGGACTACACGCTGACGCGGCAGGCGCTCCTGCTCGTGCGCGCCCTGAGCGGCGAGGGCGGCATCTGGTATGAGACCTGGGAGCAGGCGCACGAGACCCTCGAGTTCTTCCACGGTGACTCGGGCGATCCGACGGTGGGCGACTACCTGGAGATGGCCGAGGAGGTGTACGGGGAGGAGTACGAACTCGCGGCCGTCGCGGGTGAGACGCTCCTCATGGAGTTCGTCTCCCGCGTGTCGGAGACGGCGCCGCCGCACTTCGAGACGCACGAGCTTCGCGGTCTGAGATTCCTGCCGCGACCCTACTACCCGGACATCACGTATTTCGACCGCCTCTGCGCCGAGCGCAGGGAGCCCTCGACGGTCGACATTATCGCGCTCCTCGGTTCTCACAGGGCGCGGCAGATCCTCGAGGACCGCGATGCCTTCGGCAGCGAGACCTACCGCCAGGCCTACGAGGAGATCGAGCTCTCGGTCGAGACGATGTCGTACGCGGACTGGATGGACGACCTGTACTGGAGCTGGCTCTACGCCGTCTCGGCTGTCGCGCGGGCGCCGTCGGCTGCGGTTCCGCCCTTCATGGCCGAGCCGGGATGGCGCTCGAAGAGCCTGACCACGTCCGCGGCAGCCTGGGCTCTGACGCGCCGCGTTCCCGACGGCGCCCTCCTGATGCCCCTGTCGGGCCGCGAGGCGCCGGGTCTCGACGTCGAGCCGCCCTTCATAGAGCCCGTCCCAGAGCTCTACTCCAGACTCAAGGACCTCGGTCAGCACATCAGGGACAGGCTGTGGGAGGACTACCTTCTTGACGACGATCTGGACGATCGACTGGCCGATTACTGTGTTCTGATGACCTCGCTCGAGCGGATTTCGCGCTCGGTCCTCGCCGGGGGAGGGATGCAGGGCGCCGGCAGAGGGCTCGGTGACCACGCCGGCTGGATCAGGATGCTGACCGGCGGGGCGCCGTCGGGAGCCAGGGGCGCCGGGGAGCTTCCGGCGTTCACAGCGATACCGTACTCGCCCGGCGCGGAGGGACCCGACCTGCGTGTCGGGCTGGGACGGCCCGACGTCGTCTACATCCGCGTGATCGAGGGGGGCGAGCCGGTCGTCTACGCAGGCGCTGTCTTCTCGTTCTACGAGCTGTCACCGAACGACCCGCCCACCTCGAGGACGTCCGACTGGACGGACCTCATTCTCGACGGCCGCGTGGAGCGGCCCGAGTGGACCTCCGACTATCTGCGGGAGTAG